The Leptospirales bacterium genome has a window encoding:
- a CDS encoding polysaccharide deacetylase family protein, with protein MKALSKTALAVLLLAAPVAANPPASSQEGARVYVLCYHTFLGRSGEYDTSPQEFGRQMDELATLGYRFVSYPEMLAGQVSGSRNVLISIDDGNRSLLSVYQNVLRRHSIKPLLFIYPGIIDKADYALTFPELKNIQSQGASFGSHGYFHLFLNQKTHDRSPTAFHDEFHRSKRILQERLGIANVDVFAFPFGVTSDLARAELRRAGYRYAFTIFHGQVRVPLDQNSDPLRLPRYMVTKESWRLISGILRRNARQNDPSHADRSAADRAVQRRPNPRQTAAEVRQPRSPLRQSHPAQRSQRSQERRRRLSREVRPSRPAGEESGRRPAPAATPALRPAALQPSTPPAAPPDERPAAL; from the coding sequence ATGAAAGCCCTTTCGAAGACTGCTCTTGCGGTCCTGTTGCTGGCAGCGCCGGTCGCCGCCAATCCGCCCGCCTCCAGCCAGGAGGGCGCACGCGTCTATGTGCTTTGCTATCACACCTTCCTCGGACGCAGCGGCGAGTACGATACCTCTCCCCAGGAATTCGGCCGACAGATGGATGAGCTGGCGACGCTGGGCTATCGCTTTGTCAGCTACCCCGAGATGCTGGCCGGCCAGGTAAGCGGCAGCCGCAATGTTCTGATCAGTATCGATGACGGAAATCGTTCACTGCTCAGCGTTTACCAGAATGTACTGCGCCGGCATTCGATCAAACCGCTGTTGTTCATTTATCCGGGGATCATCGACAAAGCGGACTACGCATTGACCTTTCCGGAACTGAAAAACATTCAAAGCCAGGGCGCCAGCTTTGGATCGCATGGCTATTTTCATCTGTTCTTGAATCAGAAAACACACGATCGCAGCCCCACCGCCTTCCACGACGAATTTCACCGTTCCAAACGCATCTTGCAGGAACGTCTGGGCATCGCCAACGTCGACGTCTTTGCCTTCCCCTTTGGCGTTACCAGCGATCTGGCCCGAGCTGAGCTGCGACGCGCCGGTTATCGCTATGCCTTTACAATCTTTCACGGACAGGTGCGCGTGCCGCTGGATCAAAATAGCGATCCGCTGCGTCTGCCGCGGTACATGGTGACCAAAGAGAGCTGGCGACTGATTTCTGGAATCCTGCGCCGCAATGCGCGCCAGAATGATCCCTCGCATGCCGATCGCAGCGCCGCGGATCGGGCTGTGCAACGCCGCCCAAATCCGAGGCAAACCGCGGCGGAAGTGCGGCAACCGCGGAGTCCGTTGCGCCAGTCACATCCAGCGCAGCGTTCTCAGCGCAGCCAGGAACGCCGTCGTCGACTGAGCAGAGAGGTGCGCCCGTCGCGTCCGGCTGGCGAAGAATCCGGTCGACGGCCCGCGCCGGCCGCAACGCCCGCGCTACGTCCAGCCGCTTTGCAGCCTTCGACGCCGCCGGCCGCGCCGCCCGACGAGCGGCCAGCCGCGCTGTGA
- a CDS encoding ATP-binding protein — MGYSSGKWLLLPLALLCAAPLTAMPSLDAAIDWQGEGAAMHAEVAADPGARSQPPLADSAADALQFLPAASDAPSFGFESGARWIRFQLTNSAGASRLMVVDMGYAMLDDVRLYVVSADGQISEQRSGDTMPYDQRPLDYRNPAFQILVHPGQTLRCYLRIETESSMALPIRFWSAAAFQDHERLESVIYSMYFAALAVMFFYNLILLASIRDISYLYYLAYLLCVSLFLFTLNGLSFRLLWPQLPRWGNSALPVFIELCFTFGLLFTRRYLDTRTHMPTFDRLLLGLSISGIPLALVSPLVSYRLAIVAATGLAFIVACCALAASILGAIRRAREARYYLIAWCAMLVGIGLYSLKTFAILPNTLLTANSMQVGILLQVVLLSLGLADRINLLRLDLKQKLEDLSHADAAIRASESRYRLLVESGRDIVLLLDPQGVILSANRAIQEHLGRRAEEAVGQNFQSLLFRSPELSELLPDMDLHGEFLSRQFRELDRHGGSQVFKAEFATRLGELRHMEVRLDSIESAGQRLILARAGEALDDSLARFVESESQNFVIGNFINIGDLISQRICKNLSKYADPATTLGLEIGVREMVINAIEHGNLAVTYEEKTHTQSRDAYFQFLLERQKDPRYRDRKVRIQYSLNRRRVFYVIRDEGAGFDHRKMSRQGHQQSNEQQLAHGRGISMARSVFDVIRYNDSGNQVMMMKRFDRSPAAPA, encoded by the coding sequence ATGGGCTATTCATCGGGCAAATGGCTGCTCTTACCGCTGGCATTGCTCTGTGCGGCGCCGCTGACGGCCATGCCGTCGCTGGATGCTGCAATCGACTGGCAAGGCGAAGGCGCGGCGATGCACGCCGAAGTGGCGGCCGATCCCGGCGCCCGCAGCCAGCCGCCGCTGGCCGATTCTGCCGCCGACGCTCTGCAATTTTTGCCAGCCGCCAGCGACGCCCCCTCCTTTGGCTTCGAATCGGGGGCGCGCTGGATTCGTTTCCAGCTGACCAATAGCGCCGGCGCTTCACGACTGATGGTCGTCGACATGGGCTACGCCATGCTTGACGATGTTCGCCTCTATGTTGTGAGCGCCGACGGCCAAATAAGCGAGCAACGATCCGGCGATACGATGCCCTATGATCAACGCCCGCTAGACTATCGCAACCCGGCCTTCCAGATCCTGGTACACCCCGGACAGACCCTGCGCTGCTACCTGCGCATCGAAACCGAAAGCTCCATGGCCCTGCCCATCCGCTTCTGGAGCGCAGCCGCCTTTCAAGACCATGAACGTCTGGAAAGCGTCATCTACAGCATGTACTTCGCCGCACTGGCGGTGATGTTTTTCTACAACTTGATCTTGCTGGCATCGATTCGCGACATCAGCTATTTGTACTACTTAGCATATCTGCTGTGCGTGAGCCTTTTCCTGTTTACCCTGAATGGCCTCTCCTTTCGCTTGTTGTGGCCGCAGCTGCCGCGATGGGGCAACAGCGCTTTGCCGGTCTTCATTGAGCTGTGCTTTACATTTGGCTTGCTGTTTACGCGCCGCTACCTGGATACGCGGACGCACATGCCGACGTTTGATCGACTCCTGCTGGGTCTGAGCATCTCGGGAATACCGCTGGCGCTTGTGTCTCCGCTGGTCAGCTACCGCCTGGCAATTGTGGCCGCTACGGGCCTGGCGTTCATTGTCGCCTGTTGTGCGCTGGCCGCTTCGATCCTTGGCGCAATTCGCCGCGCACGCGAAGCGCGCTACTATCTGATCGCCTGGTGCGCCATGCTGGTGGGCATCGGTCTTTACAGCTTGAAGACCTTTGCCATTCTACCAAATACGCTGTTGACTGCAAATTCGATGCAGGTTGGAATCCTCTTGCAGGTCGTTTTGCTTTCGCTGGGCCTCGCCGACCGCATCAACCTGCTGCGACTGGACCTCAAGCAAAAACTGGAGGACCTCTCCCATGCCGATGCGGCGATTCGCGCCAGCGAGTCGCGCTACCGGCTGCTGGTAGAAAGCGGACGAGATATTGTTCTGCTGCTTGATCCTCAGGGCGTCATCCTGAGCGCAAACCGCGCCATACAAGAGCACCTGGGCCGCCGGGCGGAAGAGGCGGTCGGGCAGAATTTTCAGAGCCTGCTGTTTCGCTCGCCAGAGCTGAGCGAACTGCTTCCCGATATGGACCTGCACGGCGAATTCCTCAGCCGGCAGTTCCGCGAGCTGGACCGCCACGGCGGCTCCCAGGTCTTCAAAGCGGAGTTTGCTACGCGCCTTGGCGAGCTGCGCCATATGGAGGTCCGCCTGGACTCCATCGAAAGCGCCGGTCAGCGTTTGATTCTGGCGCGCGCCGGCGAAGCCCTTGACGATTCGCTGGCTCGCTTTGTCGAAAGCGAAAGCCAGAACTTTGTGATTGGCAACTTTATCAACATTGGCGATCTGATCAGCCAGCGCATCTGCAAGAACCTCAGCAAGTATGCCGACCCGGCGACGACCCTCGGCCTGGAAATTGGAGTGCGTGAGATGGTAATCAATGCCATCGAGCACGGCAACCTTGCAGTCACTTACGAAGAGAAGACGCACACCCAATCGCGCGACGCCTACTTTCAGTTCTTGCTGGAGCGGCAGAAGGATCCCCGCTACCGCGACCGCAAGGTGCGCATCCAGTATTCTCTGAACCGCCGTCGCGTGTTCTATGTGATCCGCGATGAGGGCGCCGGCTTTGACCATCGTAAGATGTCGCGGCAGGGGCATCAGCAGTCCAATGAACAGCAACTGGCCCATGGCCGCGGGATCTCCATGGCGCGCAGCGTCTTTGATGTCATCCGTTACAATGATAGCGGCAACCAGGTCATGATGATGAAGCGCTTTGATCGCAGCCCGGCTGCGCCGGCCTGA
- a CDS encoding ComEC/Rec2 family competence protein, producing the protein MPPFAAAARLLALGCALLICWRAGHQACVWLAALGLAALLPGIVAALNRRASWRGWIGAAILLLLAALRLAPQWQTAPPPGQLLLALGEAAAQQPRYDRAYRLQAQVVETIRPGLYIIESQSGYVEERQARRPGFSRRRGGAEDASHRPRRYAAQQRRRNVSSRAAWQIRRSQAPVRWRARWNPLSQALATAAPFRIAVSISGQRWMEGCRVELRFWGRGAMQLAPPEGYGQFLQRRGVYLQSHISPRYQLIGTNCASATWRGRLLSRLEHSVEQAPGLDAPARSAMLALLIGRSSYLDRQLRADAALTGSLHLFAASGLHLAILFVCLHWPLARVFGARHPLALWPGVALCAVFTLALGAPASLLRAQCFLLLTALRSLIHRPLPPREALLHAAWLCFLLRPQEMLSPGAALSFAAAGGILYYFRDLERRVFDARTAPGRWLATQGAVSAAAGLLTAPLLQFLFRSYAWLALPLNMILVPLAGLLLPALYGGAALSLCGVSDSIAALVLWPAAQLLQLAVKISAVAAGVAAVFPPAPAFLAGLCGLALWITLRRLRQTTPARRSIWRCLAWLTLATGGPPGALALLALQRWIAI; encoded by the coding sequence ATGCCGCCCTTTGCCGCCGCTGCCCGCCTGCTTGCACTTGGCTGCGCCTTGCTGATTTGCTGGCGCGCCGGGCATCAGGCCTGCGTCTGGCTTGCTGCACTGGGTCTGGCAGCGCTTTTGCCAGGTATCGTCGCTGCGCTGAACCGCCGCGCAAGCTGGCGGGGCTGGATTGGGGCGGCCATACTTCTGCTGCTGGCTGCGCTGCGCCTGGCCCCACAATGGCAGACGGCGCCGCCGCCGGGACAGCTACTGCTTGCCCTGGGCGAGGCTGCGGCACAGCAACCGCGCTATGACCGCGCCTATCGCCTGCAAGCGCAAGTGGTCGAGACAATTCGTCCGGGCCTCTATATTATAGAAAGTCAGAGCGGATATGTTGAAGAGCGCCAGGCTCGCCGACCTGGCTTCAGTCGTCGGCGCGGCGGCGCGGAAGACGCATCCCATCGACCTCGCCGCTACGCAGCTCAGCAGCGCCGCCGCAACGTTAGCAGCCGAGCCGCCTGGCAGATACGCCGGTCGCAGGCGCCCGTTCGATGGCGGGCGCGCTGGAATCCGTTGAGCCAGGCGCTGGCTACCGCCGCACCCTTTCGCATCGCTGTTTCGATTAGCGGGCAGCGCTGGATGGAAGGTTGCCGGGTGGAGCTGCGTTTCTGGGGTCGGGGCGCCATGCAACTTGCGCCGCCCGAGGGCTATGGCCAATTTCTGCAGCGCCGCGGCGTCTATCTGCAGTCGCACATTTCACCGCGTTATCAACTGATCGGGACGAACTGTGCATCGGCTACGTGGCGCGGTCGCTTGCTTTCTCGACTGGAGCACAGCGTAGAGCAGGCGCCAGGTCTTGATGCGCCGGCAAGATCGGCGATGCTTGCCTTGCTGATTGGTCGTTCCTCGTATCTGGATCGCCAGTTGCGCGCCGATGCCGCTCTGACCGGCAGCCTGCACCTCTTTGCCGCCAGCGGTTTGCACCTGGCGATTCTCTTTGTCTGCCTGCACTGGCCGCTGGCTCGGGTCTTTGGCGCACGCCATCCGCTGGCGTTGTGGCCAGGCGTGGCGCTGTGTGCCGTCTTTACTCTGGCTCTGGGCGCGCCCGCTTCGCTATTGCGGGCGCAGTGTTTTCTGTTGCTGACGGCGCTGCGGTCGCTTATCCACCGGCCGCTGCCGCCGCGGGAGGCCCTGCTGCACGCTGCCTGGCTTTGTTTCCTGTTGCGGCCGCAGGAGATGCTTTCACCTGGCGCGGCCCTGTCCTTTGCTGCAGCCGGCGGCATTCTCTACTACTTTCGCGATCTGGAGCGGCGAGTCTTCGACGCCCGGACTGCGCCGGGCCGCTGGCTGGCAACGCAGGGCGCAGTCAGCGCCGCTGCCGGGTTGTTGACGGCGCCGCTCTTGCAGTTCCTCTTTCGCAGCTATGCGTGGCTGGCGCTGCCGTTGAACATGATACTGGTTCCGCTGGCTGGATTGCTCTTGCCCGCGCTCTACGGCGGCGCCGCGCTCAGCCTGTGCGGCGTCTCCGATTCGATCGCCGCTCTGGTTCTCTGGCCTGCCGCTCAATTGCTGCAGCTTGCGGTAAAGATCAGCGCCGTCGCCGCAGGTGTTGCCGCTGTTTTTCCGCCGGCGCCAGCCTTTCTGGCCGGTCTTTGTGGTCTGGCGCTCTGGATTACTTTGCGTCGACTGCGCCAGACGACGCCAGCACGGCGCAGTATCTGGCGTTGCCTTGCCTGGTTGACGCTGGCTACTGGCGGCCCGCCCGGCGCCCTGGCCCTGCTTGCGCTGCAGCGCTGGATCGCGATTTGA
- a CDS encoding SpoIIE family protein phosphatase, which translates to MASPEAPLLDARQSIVALESSEGVDWLASAERIDPAALQIEFQNRRDSLRGAPGNWVQAQVPGNALNDLKLAHGVREIWLAFSFRLRRATAQPLVISLGNISDIDQAFLNGVALGQTGDFASSRPQAYDRLRLYPVPENVLLRDRSNLVLIRVRSYFPHEAGIIRGTLSIGPAKLQYQRFYLGNLVQGLFLMLYVSVGAYFAFLFLRRQQNRENLFFALACFGLVGYQFLRLQLKYFISDDLFMMKRMEYITLYTIPNFLYYFLRYSFRLPPGWAQRWLDRGMLALAGVHVALALFIAINDDVVAWDYWNRRIAISSWVIFYAPAMLALISYQAFWRKERDARYLLAGLATFVVGVGIDATGHLLSLPIPRFMGYLFLLFILSIALILANRFVRLNEEVEDLNRNLEKKVADRTEELARSLREVRALKEQQDGDYFLTSLLIRPLSGGAHSSELVRIDTRTFQKKRFRFRHWEADIGGDLCVRADVHLRGRHYTAFLNGDAMGKSIQGAGGALVLGALFKSILSRTAMRESIQQRSPEQWLREGFLEMHDVFLNFDGYMLVSMAMGLIDERSGLIYYINAEHPPAVLLRRGRARFLERAPLFRKLGIDLDRPFHLRTFQLRPDDILILGSDGRDDLIVGRDAQGNRRINEDETLFLRAAEHSGGDLDALLKRLETYGEFSDDISLMRISYREGAPPPLPDQAASGARRKALQLALRSRDFVRAAELLRAEEESAAADYHLLMLAGRCLLRAGQVGQARDYFERARIQRILRWRAPLYQFLCDSLLGVRSVQEMSGASLKRDARERNVARAERMRAALQARGIGVKER; encoded by the coding sequence GTGGCGTCGCCCGAAGCTCCGCTGCTGGACGCCCGCCAGAGCATTGTCGCTCTGGAAAGCTCCGAAGGGGTGGATTGGCTGGCCAGCGCCGAGCGCATTGATCCGGCCGCGTTGCAGATTGAATTTCAGAATCGCCGCGACAGCCTGCGGGGAGCGCCAGGCAATTGGGTCCAGGCGCAGGTTCCCGGCAACGCGCTGAATGACCTGAAATTGGCCCATGGCGTGCGGGAAATCTGGCTGGCCTTCAGCTTTCGTCTGCGCCGCGCAACGGCCCAGCCCCTGGTGATCAGCCTTGGCAACATCAGCGACATCGATCAGGCCTTTTTGAATGGCGTCGCCCTGGGGCAGACGGGCGACTTCGCGTCATCGCGTCCGCAGGCCTACGACCGACTGCGTCTCTATCCAGTGCCGGAGAATGTACTGCTCCGCGACCGGAGCAATCTGGTATTGATACGAGTGCGCAGCTATTTTCCACACGAGGCCGGAATCATCCGCGGAACGCTGAGCATCGGGCCGGCGAAATTGCAATACCAGCGCTTCTACCTTGGCAATCTCGTTCAAGGTCTCTTCTTGATGCTCTACGTGTCAGTGGGCGCCTACTTTGCCTTTCTGTTCCTGCGCCGACAGCAGAATCGCGAGAACCTATTTTTTGCCCTGGCCTGCTTTGGATTGGTGGGCTATCAATTCTTACGGCTGCAGCTGAAGTACTTTATTTCCGACGACCTATTCATGATGAAGCGGATGGAATACATCACGCTCTATACGATACCCAACTTTCTCTATTATTTTTTGCGATACAGCTTTCGCCTTCCGCCGGGATGGGCGCAGCGCTGGCTCGATCGCGGCATGCTTGCTCTGGCCGGCGTGCACGTTGCTCTGGCATTGTTTATTGCAATCAATGACGATGTCGTAGCCTGGGACTACTGGAATCGTCGCATCGCCATTTCCAGCTGGGTGATCTTTTATGCGCCGGCGATGCTTGCCTTGATTTCCTATCAAGCATTCTGGCGCAAGGAGCGCGATGCTCGCTACCTGCTGGCCGGTCTGGCAACCTTTGTTGTCGGAGTGGGCATTGATGCCACGGGTCACCTGTTGAGTTTGCCCATACCGCGCTTCATGGGTTATCTCTTCTTGCTCTTTATTCTGTCCATTGCGCTGATTCTGGCCAATCGCTTTGTACGACTTAATGAAGAGGTGGAGGACCTCAATCGCAATCTGGAGAAGAAGGTGGCGGATCGCACCGAAGAGCTGGCCCGCTCGCTGCGCGAGGTGCGCGCCCTCAAAGAGCAGCAGGACGGCGACTATTTCCTGACCTCGCTCCTGATTCGGCCGCTGTCCGGCGGCGCGCACAGCAGCGAGCTGGTGCGCATCGATACGCGCACCTTTCAGAAGAAGCGCTTTCGTTTTCGCCACTGGGAGGCGGACATCGGCGGCGACCTCTGTGTTCGCGCCGATGTCCATTTGCGCGGCCGGCACTACACCGCCTTTTTGAATGGCGATGCCATGGGCAAATCGATTCAGGGAGCGGGCGGGGCCCTGGTGCTGGGCGCCTTGTTTAAGTCGATTCTTTCGCGCACAGCGATGCGCGAATCCATTCAACAGCGCTCGCCGGAGCAATGGCTGCGCGAAGGCTTCCTGGAAATGCACGATGTGTTTCTCAATTTTGACGGCTATATGCTGGTTTCCATGGCCATGGGATTGATCGATGAGCGCAGCGGCCTTATCTACTATATAAATGCAGAGCATCCGCCGGCGGTGCTGCTGCGCCGGGGCAGGGCGCGCTTCCTGGAGCGAGCGCCGCTGTTTCGCAAGCTGGGCATTGATCTGGACCGTCCTTTTCATTTGCGCACCTTTCAATTGCGGCCGGATGATATCCTGATTCTGGGATCGGATGGTCGCGATGATTTGATTGTTGGCCGGGACGCTCAGGGCAACCGTCGCATCAACGAGGACGAAACACTCTTCCTGCGCGCGGCGGAACACTCCGGCGGGGATCTCGACGCACTGTTGAAGCGTCTGGAGACCTATGGCGAGTTTTCAGACGATATCAGTCTGATGCGCATCAGCTATCGCGAGGGGGCCCCGCCGCCGCTGCCAGATCAAGCCGCTTCCGGAGCGCGCCGCAAGGCCCTGCAGCTGGCCCTGCGCAGCCGTGATTTTGTGCGCGCCGCGGAATTGCTGCGCGCCGAGGAGGAGAGCGCGGCCGCAGACTACCATCTATTGATGCTTGCCGGTCGCTGCTTGCTGCGCGCCGGTCAGGTTGGGCAGGCGCGCGACTATTTTGAACGAGCGCGCATCCAGCGCATCCTTCGCTGGCGGGCGCCGCTCTACCAGTTTTTGTGCGATTCTCTGCTGGGAGTGCGCAGCGTACAGGAGATGAGCGGCGCATCCCTGAAGCGCGACGCCCGGGAGCGTAACGTAGCTCGCGCTGAGCGGATGCGCGCAGCGCTTCAGGCCCGCGGTATCGGCGTCAAAGAGCGGTAG